One stretch of Malus domestica chromosome 14, GDT2T_hap1 DNA includes these proteins:
- the LOC139191143 gene encoding secreted RxLR effector protein 161-like: MEKCNKADVPVNKGDKFSKDQCPKNENEIELMKMKPYASLVGSTMYANICTRPDLAFIVGVLGRFQSNPRESHWVAAKKVLRYIQKTKAYQLVYGRDDNLELIGFTDSDLVGDVDERKSTGGYIFMLNGGAISWKSAKQTIVSTSTMEAEFVAYFEGMKQAVWLRNFVAEMKIVDSVKRPLKMLCDNNAAVFFLQEQ, encoded by the coding sequence ATGGAGAAATGCAATAAGGCAGATGTTCCAGTTAACAAAGGTGACAAGTTTTCTAAAGATCAATGTCCTAAGAATGAGAATGAGATTGAGTTGATGAAGATGAAGCCTTATGCATCATTAGTTGGAAGCACCATGTATGCTAACATTTGTACAAGGCCTGACTTAGCGTTCATTGTTGGAGTATTAGGCaggtttcaatcaaatccaAGAGAATCTCATTGGGTGGCTGCGAAGAAAGTATTGAGATATATACAGAAAACAAAAGCTTATCAGTTAGTTTATGGCAGAGATGATAATTTGGAGTTGATTGGGTTTACAGATTCAGATCTTGTTGGGGATgtagatgagagaaaatcaactGGAGGTTATATCTTTATGTTAAATGGTGGTGCTATCTCCTGGAAGAGTGCTAAGCAAACAATAGTGTCTACTTCAACAATGGAGGCTGAATTtgttgcatattttgaaggGATGAAACAGGCAGTGTGGTTAAGAAATTTTGTTGCTGAGATGAAAATTGTTGACTCGGTTAAAAGGCCTTTAAAGATGTTATGTGACAATAATGCTGCTGTGTTTTTTCTCCAAGAACAATAA